In a genomic window of Streptomyces sp. BHT-5-2:
- a CDS encoding acyl-CoA dehydrogenase family protein, with protein MTGAHWEETAQDAEFRREVRAFVRESFPACYRPDPEAENSLEPEDVWGYDWPADRCSPDPERRAGALAWAAALAERGWIAPHLPAAYGGAGLSPMREFILREEMVRAEVPTVNGIGAMLLGPTLMEFGTQEQRRAHLPGIACGRTVWAQGFSEPDAGSDLAALRTTAVREPAGPAGPEAYRVTGQKVWTSSAQYADWLFVLVRTDPDAPRHKGITFLLIDATSDGVSIRPIEDMRGATPFAEIHFDDVRVPVAHRVGAENQGWYVAMAALGFERAGIGAPVKFEQLLKRLVGRLRSAEGQELVRADTTVLRHEIARRYVEMRAQYAVARLTAAGHAAGAVPGYEASVSQLLGAELHQRLARTGARAFGPYAQLWQRGPAPMAAAFAHMRFDAVAATLLGGTTEIQRRVIATRGLGLPRS; from the coding sequence GTGACCGGGGCGCACTGGGAGGAGACGGCTCAGGACGCGGAGTTCCGCCGGGAGGTACGCGCCTTCGTCCGGGAGTCCTTCCCCGCCTGCTACCGGCCGGACCCGGAGGCCGAGAACAGCCTGGAGCCCGAGGATGTCTGGGGCTACGACTGGCCGGCCGACCGGTGCTCCCCGGACCCGGAGCGGCGCGCCGGCGCCCTTGCCTGGGCGGCGGCCCTCGCCGAGCGGGGCTGGATCGCCCCGCACCTCCCGGCCGCATACGGCGGTGCCGGACTCTCCCCCATGCGGGAGTTCATCCTCCGCGAGGAGATGGTGCGCGCCGAGGTGCCCACCGTGAACGGCATCGGGGCGATGCTGCTCGGCCCGACGCTGATGGAGTTCGGAACCCAGGAGCAGCGCCGGGCGCATCTGCCGGGCATCGCGTGCGGCCGGACGGTGTGGGCCCAGGGCTTCTCGGAGCCGGACGCCGGCTCGGACCTGGCCGCACTGCGTACCACGGCGGTCCGTGAGCCGGCCGGCCCGGCCGGGCCCGAGGCGTACCGGGTCACCGGGCAGAAGGTGTGGACCTCGTCGGCCCAGTACGCCGACTGGCTGTTCGTCCTGGTACGTACCGACCCGGACGCGCCCAGGCACAAGGGCATCACCTTCCTGCTCATCGACGCCACCAGCGACGGCGTCAGCATCCGCCCCATCGAGGACATGCGCGGTGCCACCCCCTTCGCCGAGATCCACTTCGACGACGTACGGGTCCCGGTCGCCCACCGGGTGGGCGCGGAGAACCAGGGCTGGTACGTGGCGATGGCCGCACTCGGCTTCGAACGCGCGGGCATCGGCGCCCCCGTGAAGTTCGAGCAGCTGCTGAAGCGACTGGTCGGCCGGCTGCGCTCGGCCGAGGGACAGGAGCTCGTCCGCGCGGACACCACCGTCCTCCGGCACGAGATCGCCCGGCGTTATGTCGAGATGCGTGCGCAGTACGCGGTGGCGCGCCTCACCGCCGCCGGTCACGCCGCCGGAGCGGTGCCCGGCTACGAGGCGTCGGTCAGCCAGCTCCTGGGCGCCGAACTGCACCAGCGGCTCGCCCGCACCGGCGCCCGCGCCTTCGGCCCCTACGCACAACTGTGGCAGCGCGGCCCGGCCCCGATGGCCGCCGCGTTCGCGCATATGCGTTTCGACGCGGTGGCCGCCACGCTCCTCGGCGGCACCACGGAGATCCAGCGAAGGGTCATCGCGACCCGCGGCCTGGGCCTCCCCCGGTCCTGA
- a CDS encoding DUF4232 domain-containing protein, protein MRTTRKFAVVAAAAVMAGATAAGAAQATPKAAATAPAAGKGAPSAAGNSRCHAGELRYSWDSAHGGRPDMDATDQQIAAVRLKNNGGRTCTLHGFPGVRLIGKSGEAWDLRRSADRPSTITLRPGDDTALVTLTILPVAEHGAGAFVPSKVLITPPDEKAHVTLAWPYGGAILDQSGATHPGTYVNPVGVG, encoded by the coding sequence ATGCGTACCACCAGGAAGTTCGCCGTTGTCGCTGCCGCTGCCGTGATGGCGGGTGCGACGGCAGCGGGAGCGGCCCAGGCGACGCCGAAGGCGGCGGCCACGGCCCCGGCGGCCGGCAAGGGTGCACCGTCCGCCGCCGGCAACAGCCGTTGCCACGCCGGTGAGTTGCGCTACAGCTGGGACTCCGCGCACGGCGGTCGCCCCGACATGGACGCCACCGACCAGCAGATCGCGGCGGTGCGACTGAAGAACAACGGTGGGCGCACCTGCACCCTGCACGGCTTCCCGGGGGTCCGCCTGATCGGCAAATCCGGTGAGGCATGGGACCTGCGCCGGTCCGCGGACCGGCCGAGCACCATCACCCTGCGGCCCGGTGACGACACGGCCCTGGTCACCCTGACCATCCTGCCGGTCGCCGAGCACGGCGCGGGTGCGTTCGTGCCGAGCAAGGTCCTGATCACCCCGCCCGACGAGAAGGCGCACGTCACCCTTGCCTGGCCCTACGGCGGAGCCATCCTGGACCAGTCCGGCGCCACCCACCCCGGTACCTACGTCAACCCCGTCGGCGTGGGCTGA
- the infA gene encoding translation initiation factor IF-1, with product MSTSAGRIEVEGTVTECLRNASFRVELQTGHTVLAHISGKIRKNHIKILPYDRVLVELSPYDLTRGRIRYRYRS from the coding sequence ATGTCAACATCAGCAGGCCGAATAGAAGTCGAGGGCACCGTCACCGAGTGCCTGCGCAATGCCAGCTTCAGGGTGGAACTCCAGACCGGGCACACGGTGCTCGCCCACATCAGCGGGAAGATCCGCAAGAACCACATCAAGATCCTCCCCTACGACCGGGTCCTCGTGGAACTCAGCCCCTACGACCTCACCCGCGGCCGGATCCGATACCGCTACCGGTCGTAG
- a CDS encoding N-acetyltransferase — protein MNSAHSTSGTGSPAVVVTRVSDTQWHAVEDDRTVGRGDASRRPDGRLFISIDAWHREVFDRIADAMPADLPTPLYTVVDEADHESRSAWERAGFAVARREWGYHVPTDPQATGLASMRPPSGVTILPAGEAAEGPLRALDRAIRDEVEAAVGWHTMPAEVLPRPAGTTLIDPSKYAVAQHLDQYVGLVRVAPLTRQPRIGLIAVRADRHRRGTARALLAQALGSLHRSGTASAWAEVDESNAAATALFEGIGARRTGSTLELVRH, from the coding sequence ATGAACTCTGCACATTCCACTTCGGGCACGGGCAGCCCCGCGGTCGTGGTCACGCGGGTGTCGGACACGCAGTGGCACGCCGTCGAGGACGACCGGACGGTCGGCCGCGGCGATGCCTCGCGCCGACCCGACGGGCGGCTCTTCATCAGCATCGACGCCTGGCACCGCGAGGTCTTCGACCGCATCGCCGACGCGATGCCGGCGGACCTGCCGACACCGCTGTACACCGTCGTCGACGAGGCCGACCACGAATCGAGGTCCGCCTGGGAGCGGGCCGGTTTCGCTGTCGCCCGCCGCGAGTGGGGCTATCACGTTCCCACCGATCCCCAGGCCACCGGGCTCGCCTCGATGCGGCCCCCGTCGGGCGTGACGATCCTGCCCGCCGGCGAGGCGGCGGAGGGCCCGCTGCGCGCCCTGGACCGCGCCATCCGTGACGAGGTCGAGGCCGCCGTCGGATGGCACACGATGCCGGCCGAGGTACTGCCCCGTCCCGCGGGGACCACCCTGATCGACCCCTCGAAGTACGCGGTGGCACAACACCTGGACCAGTACGTGGGACTGGTCCGGGTGGCACCGCTGACCAGGCAGCCCCGGATCGGGCTGATCGCCGTCCGGGCCGACCGGCACCGCCGCGGCACTGCCCGGGCCCTGCTGGCCCAGGCACTCGGTTCACTGCACCGCTCCGGTACGGCTTCGGCCTGGGCCGAGGTGGACGAGTCCAACGCGGCGGCCACGGCCCTGTTCGAGGGCATCGGTGCCCGGCGCACCGGCAGCACCCTGGAGCTCGTCCGTCACTGA
- a CDS encoding NADP-dependent oxidoreductase, producing the protein MRALQIDRFGTPDVLGLVEVARPEPGPGEVLIRTVATSINPVDDKTREGAIGEGTPPLPMTLGWDLAGIVVDGGDSGLRTGERVIAMSHQLSSGRGTWADLVALPAAAVAAAPQAVSLVEAATLPLPGLTALQTLDWLAVSRGRRLLIAGAAGAVGGMALQIARARGVEVDALVSRDAQAAFARDHGAGFVTTDRNGFEDRRYDAVFDTFGAFLTEAVADGGRYASIATQAGPVPDLSARGVRTIVNQVHEDGAGLGELTELVDSGSLQPRVHSTFGLHEIHAAHQRFRAGSLAGKIAVAF; encoded by the coding sequence GTGCGCGCTCTACAGATCGACCGCTTCGGCACACCCGATGTCCTCGGCCTCGTCGAGGTCGCCCGGCCCGAGCCGGGGCCCGGGGAGGTGCTGATCCGGACCGTCGCGACCAGCATCAACCCCGTCGACGACAAGACGCGGGAGGGAGCCATCGGCGAGGGGACGCCGCCGCTGCCGATGACACTCGGCTGGGATCTGGCCGGCATCGTGGTCGACGGCGGCGACAGCGGGTTGCGCACGGGGGAGCGCGTCATCGCGATGTCGCACCAGCTCAGCTCCGGCCGCGGGACCTGGGCCGATCTGGTCGCCCTGCCGGCGGCGGCGGTGGCCGCCGCGCCGCAGGCGGTCAGCCTGGTGGAGGCGGCCACTCTGCCGCTGCCCGGATTGACGGCTCTCCAGACACTGGACTGGCTCGCGGTGTCCCGTGGCCGGCGGCTCCTGATCGCCGGTGCCGCCGGCGCCGTGGGCGGGATGGCGTTGCAGATCGCCCGGGCACGGGGCGTCGAGGTCGATGCGCTGGTCTCTCGGGACGCGCAGGCCGCCTTCGCCCGCGACCATGGCGCCGGCTTCGTCACCACCGACCGGAACGGCTTTGAGGACCGCCGTTACGATGCCGTCTTCGACACCTTCGGGGCCTTCCTGACCGAGGCGGTGGCGGACGGCGGCCGGTACGCGTCGATCGCCACTCAGGCCGGACCGGTGCCCGACCTGTCCGCACGCGGCGTCCGCACCATCGTCAACCAAGTGCACGAGGACGGGGCGGGGCTGGGCGAGCTGACCGAGCTTGTCGACAGCGGCTCCCTGCAGCCGCGGGTGCACTCCACCTTCGGCCTGCACGAGATCCATGCCGCACACCAACGCTTCCGCGCCGGAAGCCTGGCCGGAAAGATCGCCGTGGCCTTCTGA
- a CDS encoding helix-turn-helix domain-containing protein, with product MTHVRHQPVAPTHMRCLAPGAGIDAHRHDDHQIAYASRGVLAVTTDAGSWVAPANRAVWIPAGAPHAHRAHGKLELHLVGLPAADNPLALEYPTVLKVGPLLRELILAYTRDTEAGDSPQRARLRAVLLDQLRISPQQPLHLPAPNAPRLRALCDILHADLADNRTLAALGRQIGASDRTLSRLFQAELGMTFSQWRTQLRLYHALVLLAEDMPVTTVAHLCGWASASAFIDVFRRAFGHTPGSFRQRAPSTQRRNGEAPSAEGGMRTGSG from the coding sequence ATGACTCATGTCCGCCATCAGCCGGTGGCGCCGACTCACATGCGGTGTCTGGCGCCGGGCGCCGGCATCGATGCCCACCGCCACGACGACCACCAGATCGCCTACGCCAGCCGCGGAGTACTGGCCGTCACCACCGACGCAGGCTCATGGGTGGCGCCGGCCAACCGCGCCGTCTGGATACCGGCCGGGGCCCCGCACGCCCACCGTGCCCACGGCAAACTCGAACTGCACCTGGTCGGCCTGCCCGCCGCCGACAACCCGCTCGCCCTGGAGTACCCGACGGTACTCAAAGTAGGCCCCCTGCTACGGGAGTTGATCCTCGCCTACACCCGCGACACCGAGGCCGGTGACAGTCCGCAACGGGCGCGGCTGCGTGCGGTCCTGCTCGACCAGTTGCGCATCTCCCCGCAGCAGCCACTGCACCTGCCGGCCCCCAACGCGCCCCGCCTCCGGGCGCTGTGCGACATCCTGCACGCCGACCTGGCCGACAACCGCACCCTGGCCGCACTGGGCAGGCAGATCGGAGCGAGCGACCGCACCCTGTCCCGGCTCTTCCAGGCCGAGCTCGGTATGACGTTCAGTCAGTGGCGGACCCAACTACGGCTCTACCACGCGCTGGTGCTCCTCGCCGAGGACATGCCGGTGACCACCGTGGCGCACCTGTGCGGTTGGGCTTCCGCGAGCGCGTTCATCGACGTCTTCCGGCGCGCTTTCGGACACACCCCCGGGTCGTTCAGGCAGCGGGCTCCTTCGACGCAGCGCCGGAACGGGGAGGCGCCTTCGGCCGAGGGCGGAATGCGAACGGGTTCGGGCTAG
- a CDS encoding acyl-CoA dehydrogenase family protein: protein MDLTATEDQRHIRAAATDLLTDRRATAGARAVRDTPLGHSPTLWDEMTELGWPALALPEEHGGLGGDFMDLWLLCEELGRHQTPSPLLTTVACAALPLARHGNPSQCAQWLSAVAKGRILSYVRAAPHGHWGAAGSDITATPSGEGFRLDGTALFVPYAQAADALVVMARTDYREGLTALLVDTTTPGLGRHRLDVVGTTPEYRVDFTAAAVPASQVIGKVGDGGAVAETVANLGAAATCAEMAGAAQGVLDMTVDYAKTRTQFGRPIGSFQAVQQHCADMAVRVLTTRLLAYEAAWRLSHDLPAALEVSLAKACASEQYQEVCALAHQVHGAIGFTAEHDLHLFTRHATATALAFGDADHHTSQVATALGL from the coding sequence ATGGACCTGACGGCCACCGAGGACCAACGGCACATCCGGGCGGCGGCGACCGACCTCCTGACGGACAGACGTGCCACGGCCGGCGCACGGGCAGTACGCGACACCCCACTCGGCCACTCGCCGACGCTGTGGGACGAGATGACCGAACTCGGCTGGCCCGCACTCGCACTGCCCGAGGAACACGGCGGACTGGGCGGCGACTTCATGGATCTCTGGCTGCTCTGCGAGGAGCTCGGCCGCCACCAGACACCGAGCCCACTGCTGACCACCGTGGCCTGCGCGGCGCTCCCCCTCGCGCGCCACGGCAACCCCTCCCAGTGCGCGCAGTGGCTGAGCGCGGTGGCCAAGGGCCGCATCCTGAGCTACGTCCGTGCGGCACCGCACGGCCACTGGGGCGCGGCCGGCTCGGACATCACGGCGACCCCGTCGGGCGAGGGCTTCCGGCTCGACGGAACGGCCCTGTTCGTACCGTACGCCCAGGCAGCCGACGCCCTCGTGGTCATGGCCCGCACCGACTACCGGGAAGGACTGACGGCACTGTTGGTGGACACGACCACCCCGGGCCTGGGCCGGCACCGCCTCGACGTCGTCGGCACCACCCCCGAATACCGTGTGGACTTCACCGCTGCCGCCGTGCCCGCCTCGCAGGTGATCGGCAAGGTCGGCGACGGCGGCGCCGTGGCCGAGACCGTCGCCAACCTGGGCGCCGCGGCGACCTGCGCCGAGATGGCCGGCGCGGCCCAGGGCGTACTCGACATGACGGTGGACTACGCCAAGACCCGCACCCAGTTCGGCCGCCCCATCGGCAGTTTCCAGGCGGTCCAGCAGCACTGTGCCGACATGGCCGTGCGCGTCCTCACCACACGCCTGCTCGCCTACGAGGCCGCCTGGCGGCTGTCGCACGATCTCCCCGCCGCCCTGGAGGTCTCGCTGGCCAAGGCTTGCGCCAGCGAGCAGTACCAGGAGGTGTGTGCACTGGCCCATCAGGTCCACGGCGCGATCGGCTTCACCGCCGAACACGACCTGCATCTGTTCACCCGCCATGCGACGGCCACCGCCCTGGCCTTCGGCGACGCCGACCACCACACCTCCCAAGTGGCCACGGCCCTGGGGCTCTAG
- a CDS encoding N-acetyltransferase — protein sequence MPAQDDSIDATAGLSVDATVVMRVSVRDLLPRDLPACTWSGSATHLRQVERELARTAAGEVDYLAVCTPVDLPVAIGGIDYQVSPGAGTLWQLAVLPALQSRGLGTLLVRAAERRIGHRGLRRAELAVEENNPRARSLYERLGYVAYGREPDAWDEEGPDGSIRRHETMCVLMRKGL from the coding sequence ATGCCCGCACAAGACGACTCCATCGACGCCACGGCCGGTCTCTCCGTCGACGCCACCGTCGTGATGCGCGTCAGTGTGCGCGACCTGCTGCCCCGAGATCTGCCCGCGTGCACATGGTCCGGCTCGGCCACCCACCTGCGCCAGGTGGAGCGCGAGCTGGCGCGCACCGCGGCGGGCGAGGTGGACTACCTGGCCGTCTGTACTCCGGTGGATCTGCCGGTGGCCATCGGCGGCATCGACTACCAGGTCTCACCGGGAGCCGGAACCCTGTGGCAGCTCGCCGTGCTCCCCGCGCTCCAGTCCCGCGGCCTGGGAACTCTGCTGGTCCGTGCCGCCGAACGGCGGATCGGGCACCGCGGTCTGCGCAGGGCCGAACTCGCCGTGGAGGAGAACAACCCTCGGGCCCGCTCCCTGTACGAGCGCCTGGGCTATGTCGCCTACGGCCGCGAACCGGATGCCTGGGACGAGGAGGGGCCGGACGGGTCGATCCGCCGCCACGAGACGATGTGCGTGCTGATGCGAAAGGGCCTTTGA